Proteins encoded by one window of Dioscorea cayenensis subsp. rotundata cultivar TDr96_F1 chromosome 20, TDr96_F1_v2_PseudoChromosome.rev07_lg8_w22 25.fasta, whole genome shotgun sequence:
- the LOC120251372 gene encoding zinc finger MYM-type protein 1-like: MERFFKSIPKSIEARTSSTSDGSTVAQKKSRVEFDPSDIIADPGLRKPIEEYDTGIRDQVRKEYLLMGPCQPVGHNFPRKQQGKDLRSFKEVWFQKFDWLEYSVEKDAAYCFYCYLFKQSRGEKLGIDAFTKTGFSNWKKAMEVFTEHVGGVNSNHNNAMRHCEDFKNQRQSVLHIFSSYRREMEIAYRARVTAILRIVRFLLLQGLAFRGHDESSSSTNRVNFLEMLNWYGTEVESVGRVINENAPGNNQMTSPQIQKELVRACAEETTHVIID, from the coding sequence atggagaggttttttaaatctataccAAAAAGTATTGAAGCAAGAACGAGTTCAACGTCTGATGGAAGTACTGTTGCACAAAAGAAAAGCCGTGTTGAGTTTGATCCGAGTGATATTATCGCCGACCCAGGGCTTCGAAAACCAATTGAGGAATATGACACAGGAATAAGAGATCAAGTAAGGAAAGAGTATTTGTTAATGGGTCCATGTCAACCAGTTGGCCACAATTTTCCTAGAAAACAACAAGGAAAAGATTTGAGAAGCTTTAAAGAAGTGTGGTTTCAAAAATTTGATTGGTTGGAATATAGTGTGGAGAAAGATGCagcttattgtttttattgttatctttttaaacAGTCAAGGGGAGAAAAACTTGGGATTGATGCCTTCACAAAGACAGGGTTTAGCAATTGGAAGAAGGCCATGGAAGTTTTCACTGAGCATGTTGGTGGAGTTAATAGCAACCACAACAATGCAATGCGACATTGTGAGGATTTCAAAAATCAGAGGCAAAGCGTGTTGCACATATTCTCTTCTTATAGGAGAGAGATGGAGATTGCATATAGAGCTCGTGTCACTGCTATTTTACGTATTGTTAGATTTCTTCTATTGCAAGGTCTTGCTTTTCGTGGACATGATGAATCTTCTAGTTCCACAAATAGGGTTAACTTTCTAGAGATGTTGAATTGGTATGGGACGGAAGTTGAAAGTGTTGGTCGTGTGATTAATGAAAATGCTCCtggaaataatcaaatgacttcTCCACAAATACAGAAAGAGTTAGTGAGGGCTTGTGCAGAAGAGACCACACATGTCATTATTGATTAG
- the LOC120251373 gene encoding uncharacterized protein LOC120251373: MWESVLEVLENVCNDGNVTEQRGIALGLIQRMESFEFIFILHLMIKVLGLTNDLPNVLQQKDQNIVNAMGLIVNVKELMQDLRENGWGTFLEEVRSFCVAMSVSVPNMEDSIPVRGCSRRGGQLVTYYHLYHAEIFIAVIDLLTTEMNNIFSETSTKLLRCIACLNPRNSFSRFDHGTLVRLAQIYSNDFSTSDHLILKEKLRIYIHDVRRNSDISNCHDLPSLAVKMVQFDKHFTFPLVYRLIELALILPVATTTVERAFLAMNIIKTYLRNKIGDEWLNNMMVCYIEQEMFAKIDEDIILQCFQNMQNRRIQFPPCSN; the protein is encoded by the coding sequence ATGTGGGAGTCAGTATTAGAGGTGTTAGAGAATGTGTGTAATGATGGGAATGTTACAGAACAGAGAGGCATAGCATTGGGTTTGATACAAAGGATGGagagttttgaatttatatttatcttgcaTCTGATGATCAAAGTATTGGGATTAACTAATGACTTGCCAAATGTCTTACAGCAGAAAGATCAAAACATTGTTAATGCAATGGGGTTGATTGTAAATGTGAAAGAACTTATGCAAGACTTGAGAGAAAATGGATGGGGTACATTTTTAGAAGAAGTCAGGAGCTTTTGTGTTGCAATGTCAGTTTCAGTGCCCAATATGGAAGATAGTATACCAGTTCGAGGTTGTTCGAGACGTGGAGGACAATTGGTTACTTATTACCATCTTTATCATGCGGAGATCTTTATTGCCGTGATTGATTTACTTACTACTGAGATGAATAACATATTTAGTGAAACTTCTACAAAGTTATTAAGATGTATTGCTTGTCTTAATCCAAGAAACTCTTTTTCCAGATTTGATCATGGTACGCTTGTTCGACTTGCTCAAATTTACTCTAATGATTTCTCCACATCCGATCATCTTATCTTGAAAGAGAAACTCCgcatatatattcatgatgtAAGAAGAAATTCTGATATTTCAAATTGTCATGATCTTCCAAGTCTTGCTGTGAAGATGGTTCAATTTGATAAACATTTCACTTTTCCATTGGTTTATCGCCTTATCGAATTGGCATTGATCTTACCGGTGGCAACAACAACAGTTGAAAGAGCATTCTTAGcaatgaatatcatcaaaacaTATTTGCGAAACAAAATAGGCGATGAATGGTTGAACAATATGATGGTTTGCTATATTGAGCAAGAAATGTTTGCTAAAATTGATGAAGACATAATAttgcaatgttttcaaaacatgcaaaatCGAAGGATTCAATTCCCTCCTTGCAGTAATtag